One genomic segment of Arthrobacter sp. Marseille-P9274 includes these proteins:
- a CDS encoding alpha-ketoacid dehydrogenase subunit beta → MGTTLTFAKALNTALADEMEADPTVVVFGEDVGALGGVFRITDGLTARFGEERCFDTPLAESGIMGMAVGMAMNGLRPVVEMQFDAFAYPAFEQVVSHVAKMPNRTRGKVKLPLVIRIPYAGGIGGVEHHCDSSESYYAHTPGLTVVSPATVPDAYTMLREAIRHPDPVVFLEPKKLYWSKEDLELEALRASAGSFGRAVVAREGTDATLITYGPSVSTALNAAAAAAEEGRSLEVIDIRSIVPFDDETVSASVRKTGRAVVIAEAPGFASVASEIVARVQERCFHSLAAPVLRVTGFDIPYPAPKLEHFYLPSVDRILDAVDELQWEDA, encoded by the coding sequence ATGGGCACGACACTGACGTTTGCCAAGGCGCTGAACACCGCGCTGGCCGACGAAATGGAAGCCGACCCGACCGTCGTCGTCTTCGGCGAAGACGTGGGCGCGCTGGGCGGAGTCTTCCGCATCACCGACGGCCTGACGGCGCGCTTCGGCGAGGAACGCTGTTTCGACACCCCGCTGGCGGAATCCGGCATCATGGGAATGGCCGTCGGTATGGCGATGAACGGACTGCGGCCGGTGGTGGAGATGCAGTTCGACGCGTTCGCCTACCCGGCATTCGAGCAGGTGGTCTCGCACGTGGCCAAGATGCCCAACCGGACCCGCGGCAAGGTCAAGCTGCCCCTCGTCATCCGGATTCCCTATGCCGGCGGGATCGGCGGCGTGGAGCACCACTGCGACTCGTCGGAGTCCTACTACGCCCACACCCCGGGCCTGACTGTGGTGTCGCCGGCGACGGTGCCGGACGCCTACACGATGCTGCGCGAGGCGATCCGCCATCCGGACCCGGTGGTGTTCCTGGAGCCGAAGAAGCTGTACTGGTCCAAGGAGGACCTGGAGCTGGAGGCGCTGCGGGCCTCGGCCGGCTCCTTCGGGCGGGCCGTGGTGGCCCGCGAGGGGACGGACGCAACGCTGATTACCTACGGGCCGTCCGTCTCCACCGCGCTCAACGCGGCGGCAGCCGCGGCCGAGGAGGGCCGCTCGCTCGAGGTGATCGACATACGCTCCATCGTGCCGTTCGACGACGAGACGGTATCCGCCTCCGTGCGGAAGACCGGCCGCGCCGTCGTGATCGCCGAAGCCCCCGGGTTCGCCTCGGTGGCCTCGGAAATCGTCGCGCGCGTGCAGGAACGCTGCTTCCACTCCCTCGCCGCGCCCGTCCTGCGGGTCACCGGCTTCGACATCCCGTACCCGGCGCCGAAGCTGGAGCATTTCTACCTTCCCAGCGTCGATCGCATTCTCGACGCCGTCGATGAGCTCCAGTGGGAGGACGCGTGA
- the paaD gene encoding 1,2-phenylacetyl-CoA epoxidase subunit PaaD yields MPTNTAVRPADVEAAKAWDIAATVCDPEIPVINIAELGILRSVRTLAGEYDGAGNPAVEVTITPTYSGCPAMDAIRDDVVAALKAKGYGDVRVKLVLAPAWTTDWMTPEGKAKLNEYGIAPPTGLAGVRSGPVSLGLSVKCPLCNSLNTRELTRFGSTSCKALYQCNECKEPFDYFKVL; encoded by the coding sequence ATGCCCACGAACACTGCAGTGCGTCCGGCCGACGTCGAGGCGGCCAAGGCCTGGGACATCGCCGCCACCGTGTGCGACCCGGAGATCCCGGTCATCAACATAGCGGAACTCGGTATCCTCCGCAGCGTCCGCACCCTCGCGGGGGAGTACGACGGCGCCGGTAATCCGGCGGTCGAAGTCACCATCACGCCCACCTATTCAGGGTGCCCCGCGATGGATGCCATTCGGGACGACGTCGTGGCGGCCCTCAAGGCGAAGGGCTACGGCGATGTTCGGGTCAAGCTGGTGCTGGCACCGGCCTGGACCACGGACTGGATGACGCCCGAGGGCAAGGCCAAGCTCAACGAGTACGGCATCGCGCCGCCCACCGGCCTGGCCGGGGTGCGGAGCGGACCCGTGAGCCTGGGCCTGAGCGTGAAGTGCCCGCTCTGCAATTCGCTGAACACCCGAGAACTGACCCGCTTCGGGTCGACCTCCTGCAAGGCGCTCTATCAATGCAATGAGTGCAAGGAACCTTTCGATTACTTCAAGGTGCTCTAG
- a CDS encoding Lrp/AsnC family transcriptional regulator yields MPEPSPGAKLDDIDRRILAELTRDGRLSVTAVAENVHISRAHAYSRIARLTEAGVLTKFTALVDPIKAGLKASAYVTLKLRQHSWRELREALRAIPEVHHIALVGGNFDVILLVRAVDNVDLRRVIFDQIQSMPGILDTQTFLVFEDLDTR; encoded by the coding sequence ATGCCCGAGCCCTCTCCCGGCGCCAAGCTGGATGACATCGACCGCCGGATCCTGGCCGAACTGACCAGGGACGGCAGGCTCTCGGTCACGGCGGTCGCGGAGAACGTCCATATCTCGCGGGCGCACGCCTATTCGCGTATCGCGCGGCTGACCGAGGCGGGGGTGCTGACCAAGTTCACCGCACTGGTGGATCCGATCAAGGCCGGCCTGAAGGCGTCGGCCTACGTAACGCTGAAGCTGCGCCAGCACTCCTGGCGGGAGTTGAGGGAGGCACTGCGGGCCATCCCCGAGGTGCACCACATAGCCCTGGTGGGCGGCAACTTCGACGTCATCCTGCTGGTGCGCGCCGTGGACAACGTCGACCTTCGCCGTGTCATCTTCGACCAGATCCAGTCCATGCCCGGCATCCTGGACACCCAGACCTTCCTCGTGTTCGAGGACCTCGATACCAGGTGA
- the paaE gene encoding 1,2-phenylacetyl-CoA epoxidase subunit PaaE, with protein sequence MTTSIPEADAARNQADGADTGKRRGTFHPLAVAEVRHLTDEAIEVTFAVPDELQGQYDYVPGQYVALRTQMEGQEVRRSYSICAEPQPGEIRVAIKRDVGGLFSNWANDHLKAGDVLDVMSPTGAFISKHKMTEMNHPEAIDTASENVFVAFAAGSGITPVISIARTVLAADSSVRFDLVYANKAAMDVMFVEELADLKDKYPSRFALHHVLSREQRISPLLSGRIDAEKLTSLFDNVLRTDDVDEWFLCGPFELVQLCRDTLAARGVPAEKIRYELFTTGEPTKPQGNIGRPVEVDPNADNFEINFRLDGLSGKVASPKHARESVLNAALRVRPDVPFACAGGVCGTCRAKVVSGTFEMEENYALEPEEIERGYVLTCQTRPTSDELSVDYDA encoded by the coding sequence ATGACTACTTCCATTCCCGAGGCCGACGCGGCCCGGAACCAGGCCGACGGCGCCGACACCGGCAAGCGCCGCGGCACCTTCCACCCGCTGGCGGTCGCCGAGGTCCGCCACCTCACCGACGAGGCCATCGAGGTCACCTTCGCCGTTCCCGACGAGCTGCAGGGCCAGTACGACTACGTGCCGGGCCAGTACGTGGCGCTGCGGACGCAGATGGAGGGCCAGGAGGTCCGCCGCAGCTACTCGATCTGCGCCGAGCCGCAGCCGGGCGAGATCCGCGTGGCCATCAAGCGCGACGTCGGCGGCCTGTTCTCCAACTGGGCCAACGACCATCTGAAGGCCGGCGACGTCCTGGACGTCATGAGCCCCACGGGCGCGTTCATTTCCAAGCACAAGATGACGGAGATGAACCATCCGGAGGCCATCGATACCGCCTCGGAGAATGTCTTCGTTGCCTTCGCGGCCGGGTCGGGCATCACCCCGGTCATCTCCATCGCGCGGACCGTGCTGGCCGCCGATTCCTCGGTCCGGTTCGACCTGGTCTACGCCAATAAGGCCGCCATGGACGTGATGTTCGTCGAGGAGTTGGCGGACCTGAAGGACAAGTACCCGTCCCGCTTCGCCCTGCACCACGTCCTCTCCCGCGAGCAGCGCATCTCGCCGCTGCTGTCCGGACGCATCGACGCCGAGAAGCTCACCAGCCTCTTCGACAACGTGCTGCGCACCGACGATGTGGACGAATGGTTCCTCTGCGGACCCTTCGAACTGGTCCAGCTCTGCCGCGACACCCTCGCGGCCCGCGGCGTTCCCGCCGAGAAGATCCGCTACGAACTCTTCACCACAGGCGAGCCGACCAAGCCGCAGGGCAACATCGGCCGCCCGGTCGAGGTGGATCCGAACGCGGACAACTTCGAAATCAACTTCCGCCTGGACGGACTCTCCGGCAAGGTGGCCAGCCCCAAGCACGCCCGCGAGTCCGTGCTGAACGCGGCGCTCCGGGTCCGTCCCGACGTGCCCTTCGCCTGCGCCGGCGGCGTCTGCGGTACCTGCCGGGCCAAGGTGGTTTCCGGAACGTTCGAAATGGAAGAGAACTACGCGCTGGAGCCGGAAGAGATCGAGCGCGGCTACGTCCTGACCTGCCAGACCCGACCCACCAGCGACGAGCTGTCGGTCGACTACGACGCCTGA
- the pdhA gene encoding pyruvate dehydrogenase (acetyl-transferring) E1 component subunit alpha — protein sequence MQEPSGRTDLDARHAVESYMLPSAEPVRLVDPEGRHVHNDTYPLPDGGALLAAYRELVIGRRVNDQANALVRQGRMAVYPSSHGQEACQVAAALCLGAGDWLFPTYRDTVAVLARGVDPIQALTLLRGDWHSGYDPYEHNVSIQATPLATQLLHAVGVAHAAKLKGENTVVLAMCGDGATSEGDFHEALNFAAVFHLPVVFFVQNNQYAISVPLSRQSVAPSLAHKAIGYGMPGERVDGNDLAALLAVLGKAVDRARDGGGPVLVEAHTYRMQSHTNADDATRYRTEDEVAQWVPKDPLPRMRTYLAELNLLDETAEEDIAGEAERVAAVLRDGLNAETQVDPEDLFRHVFSQQTSQLREQAAKLREELSRDEPAAPGSGA from the coding sequence ATGCAGGAACCCTCCGGCCGCACGGACCTCGATGCCCGGCACGCCGTGGAGTCCTACATGCTGCCCTCGGCCGAGCCGGTCCGGCTGGTGGATCCGGAGGGCCGCCACGTCCATAACGACACGTACCCGCTGCCCGACGGCGGCGCCCTCCTGGCGGCCTACCGCGAGCTGGTGATCGGCCGGCGCGTGAACGACCAGGCCAACGCCCTGGTCCGGCAGGGCCGCATGGCCGTGTACCCGTCCTCGCACGGGCAGGAGGCCTGCCAGGTCGCCGCCGCCCTATGCCTCGGGGCCGGCGACTGGCTGTTCCCGACCTACCGGGACACCGTGGCCGTGCTGGCCCGCGGCGTGGATCCGATCCAGGCCCTGACCCTCCTGCGCGGCGACTGGCACAGCGGCTACGACCCCTACGAGCACAACGTTTCCATCCAGGCCACTCCGCTGGCCACCCAGCTGCTGCACGCCGTCGGGGTCGCCCACGCGGCCAAGCTCAAGGGCGAGAACACCGTGGTCCTGGCCATGTGCGGCGACGGGGCCACCAGCGAGGGTGACTTCCACGAGGCGCTGAACTTCGCCGCCGTCTTCCACCTGCCCGTGGTGTTCTTCGTGCAGAACAACCAGTACGCCATCTCGGTGCCGCTGAGCCGGCAGAGCGTCGCGCCGTCGCTGGCCCACAAGGCGATCGGCTACGGGATGCCGGGGGAGCGCGTGGACGGCAACGACCTCGCCGCCCTGCTGGCCGTCCTCGGCAAGGCCGTGGACCGGGCGCGCGACGGCGGCGGCCCGGTCCTGGTGGAGGCCCACACCTACCGGATGCAGTCCCACACCAACGCGGACGATGCGACGCGCTACCGCACCGAAGACGAGGTTGCGCAGTGGGTGCCCAAGGACCCGCTCCCGCGCATGCGGACCTACCTCGCCGAGCTGAACCTGCTGGACGAAACGGCCGAGGAGGACATCGCCGGCGAAGCCGAGCGCGTGGCTGCTGTGCTGCGCGACGGACTGAACGCCGAAACCCAGGTGGACCCCGAGGACCTGTTCCGCCACGTGTTCAGCCAACAGACCAGCCAGCTGCGCGAGCAGGCGGCCAAGCTGCGCGAGGAGCTCTCCCGCGACGAGCCCGCGGCGCCCGGAAGCGGGGCGTAG
- a CDS encoding enoyl-CoA hydratase/isomerase family protein — protein MIELSIENNVAEVVLNAPQKMNALNEDALAELGQAYDEAAAAAAEGRVRALLLRGEGRGFCAGRDISAVVPETDDAYGYLGDLVTPLLRKMSAFPAPTFAAAQGACLGVGLGLLIATDVVYVADNAKIGSPFANLGATLDSGGHWLFTERLGAHRTLDLIYTAELMSGSEAVASGLFSRALPAGELLERTRATVVKVAEGATGAFAASKELVAAIRDQRLGLWASVEEENAAQGRLCKSEDYSEGFKAFQEKRKPVFRGNSAASH, from the coding sequence ATGATCGAGCTGTCGATCGAGAACAACGTAGCCGAGGTGGTGCTCAACGCGCCGCAGAAGATGAACGCGCTCAACGAAGACGCCCTGGCCGAGCTGGGGCAGGCGTACGACGAGGCGGCTGCCGCCGCTGCGGAGGGCCGCGTCAGGGCGCTCCTGCTGCGCGGCGAAGGCCGCGGCTTCTGCGCCGGACGCGACATCTCCGCCGTCGTTCCTGAGACGGACGACGCCTACGGGTACCTCGGCGACCTCGTGACGCCACTGCTGAGGAAGATGTCCGCCTTCCCGGCACCGACCTTCGCCGCCGCGCAGGGGGCCTGCCTCGGCGTCGGACTGGGCCTGCTGATTGCCACGGACGTGGTCTACGTGGCGGACAACGCCAAGATCGGCTCGCCGTTCGCCAACCTGGGCGCCACCCTGGACTCGGGCGGCCACTGGCTCTTCACTGAGCGGCTGGGTGCGCACCGCACGCTCGACCTGATCTACACGGCCGAGCTGATGAGCGGTTCGGAAGCGGTGGCCTCGGGCCTGTTTAGCCGGGCCCTCCCGGCCGGAGAGCTGCTCGAGCGCACAAGGGCGACCGTGGTGAAGGTGGCCGAAGGCGCCACCGGCGCGTTCGCCGCCTCGAAGGAACTCGTCGCCGCGATCCGCGACCAGCGCCTGGGGCTGTGGGCTTCGGTGGAAGAGGAGAACGCCGCGCAGGGCCGGCTCTGCAAGAGCGAGGACTACTCCGAAGGGTTCAAGGCCTTCCAGGAGAAGCGCAAGCCGGTCTTCCGCGGGAATTCTGCCGCCTCGCATTGA